One part of the Coleofasciculus sp. FACHB-T130 genome encodes these proteins:
- a CDS encoding fatty acyl-AMP ligase, which translates to MNTVTPSDIDSSTAQNFSTLVELLRWRALQQPEKVAYTFLIDGKKEGSQLTYAQLDRQARAIAALLQQHNARGERALLLYPQGLEVIAAFCGCLYAGTIAIPVPPPEAGRLKRTLPRLQAIAKDAQASLVLTTSGILSLVEEYDEKIPEFQAMSWIDTEQVDLSLAETWQDPAVTSDMLAYLQYTSGSTSTPKGVMLSHSNVMFHSANLQKACGYTPDSVTVAWMPYFHDYGLVEGLIQPLYNGIPCYVMSPFAFIKRPFHWLQAISRYKVTHSQGPNFAYDQCVRRITPEQRATLDLSSWRAAGNAAEPINPQVMESFYETFAPSGFQWNAFCPAYGLAEATLLVSFSAQTATPVLCNLDPAALEKNRIVPASKNQDIVRTVVGCGTKVCDTKIAIVHPEKFTRCAADEVGEIWVSDPSVAHGYWQRPEESERTFRARIADTNEGPFLRTGDLGFLKDGELFITGRIKDLIIIRGTNHYPQDIEWTVQESHAALRPEHGAAFSVMVNGEERLVIVQEVERHTQNLDTNEVMGAIRQVVSEQHELQVYAVVLVKPGSILKTSSGKIQRQGCRAAFLAGSLDVVADWSENPQATAKFQSLKGEVESLLQKVQTPK; encoded by the coding sequence ATGAACACCGTTACACCAAGCGATATTGATTCTTCTACAGCTCAAAATTTTTCTACCCTAGTTGAACTGCTACGGTGGAGGGCACTCCAGCAGCCGGAAAAGGTAGCTTATACTTTTCTGATTGATGGCAAAAAAGAAGGTTCCCAGCTCACTTATGCTCAGCTCGATCGCCAAGCAAGAGCGATCGCTGCCTTGCTACAACAGCATAATGCCAGAGGAGAGCGGGCACTACTGCTTTATCCACAAGGTCTAGAGGTTATTGCCGCTTTTTGCGGTTGCTTATATGCCGGGACAATTGCCATTCCCGTACCCCCACCGGAAGCGGGGCGATTGAAGCGAACCTTGCCCAGACTGCAAGCGATCGCCAAAGATGCCCAAGCCTCATTAGTGCTAACCACCTCTGGCATTCTGTCTCTCGTTGAAGAGTACGACGAGAAAATTCCGGAATTTCAGGCAATGAGCTGGATTGACACCGAGCAGGTAGATCTGTCTCTGGCTGAAACCTGGCAAGATCCAGCCGTAACCAGCGATATGCTGGCCTATCTCCAGTACACCTCAGGGTCCACTTCCACTCCTAAAGGTGTGATGCTCAGCCACAGTAACGTAATGTTCCACTCAGCGAACCTCCAAAAAGCCTGTGGCTACACCCCGGACAGCGTAACTGTGGCGTGGATGCCTTACTTCCACGATTATGGACTGGTTGAAGGACTCATCCAACCCCTCTACAACGGTATCCCCTGCTACGTGATGTCACCCTTCGCCTTTATCAAACGCCCATTCCACTGGCTCCAGGCGATTTCGCGCTACAAAGTGACCCATAGCCAAGGCCCTAACTTTGCCTACGATCAATGCGTGCGTAGGATTACACCAGAACAACGCGCCACCCTGGACTTGAGTAGTTGGCGTGCAGCAGGCAATGCCGCTGAGCCAATCAACCCCCAAGTTATGGAAAGTTTTTACGAAACCTTTGCACCATCCGGGTTTCAGTGGAATGCTTTTTGTCCTGCCTACGGATTGGCTGAGGCAACTTTGTTAGTATCCTTCTCTGCACAAACCGCAACACCCGTTTTGTGCAATCTCGATCCGGCAGCACTAGAAAAAAATCGCATCGTTCCAGCCTCCAAAAATCAAGATATTGTACGAACAGTTGTTGGATGCGGGACTAAAGTTTGCGACACCAAGATAGCGATCGTGCATCCGGAGAAATTTACCCGATGTGCCGCTGATGAAGTCGGCGAGATTTGGGTATCCGATCCTAGCGTGGCTCACGGCTACTGGCAGCGACCCGAAGAATCGGAACGCACCTTCCGGGCACGCATCGCAGATACAAATGAAGGGCCATTTCTACGTACCGGCGATTTGGGATTCTTAAAAGATGGCGAACTATTTATCACGGGGCGCATCAAAGATTTAATTATCATCCGAGGCACCAATCACTATCCTCAAGATATTGAATGGACGGTGCAAGAAAGCCATGCAGCGCTTCGACCCGAACATGGCGCAGCCTTTTCAGTGATGGTGAATGGCGAGGAGCGACTGGTAATTGTCCAGGAAGTCGAGCGTCATACCCAGAATCTAGACACCAATGAGGTCATGGGAGCCATCCGTCAGGTGGTATCGGAACAGCACGAGCTACAGGTTTATGCTGTGGTATTGGTGAAGCCGGGAAGTATCCTGAAAACTTCCAGCGGCAAGATTCAACGTCAGGGTTGTCGAGCAGCTTTCTTAGCAGGAAGTCTAGATGTCGTCGCGGATTGGAGCGAAAATCCTCAAGCCACGGCAAAGTTTCAAAGTCTCAAGGGAGAAGTAGAATCCCTGTTGCAGAAAGTGCAAACTCCTAAATAG